From the genome of Neomonachus schauinslandi chromosome 5, ASM220157v2, whole genome shotgun sequence, one region includes:
- the METTL7B gene encoding methyltransferase-like protein 7B, translating to MDALVRLLQLLVLLLTLPLHLMALLGCWQPLCQIGLPYLMAVLTAKCNRKMGSKKQELFGQIKGLTGASGKVALLELGCGTGANFQFYPAGCRITCLDPNPHFEKFLTKSMAENKHLQYEQFVVASGEDMKGLADGCMDVVVSTLVLCSVQSPRRVLQEVQRVLRPGGVFFFWEHVAEPRGSWAFLWQQVLEPTWRHIGDGCCLTRETWKDLESAQFSQLQMEQHPPPFKWLPIGPHIMGKAVK from the exons ATGGATGCCCTGGTGCGCCTCCTGCAGCTGCTGGTGCTGCTCCTCACGCTGCCCCTGCACCTGATGGCTCTGCTGGGCTGCTGGCAGCCCCTGTGCCAAATCGGCTTGCCCTACCTGATGGCTGTGCTGACTGCCAAGTGCAACCGCAAGATGGGGAGTAAGAAACAGGAGCTCTTTGGCCAGATAAAGGGGCTTACGGGAGCCTCCGGGAAGGTGGCCTTGCTGGAGCTGGGCTGCGGCACTGGTGCCAACTTCCAGTTCTACCCAGCAGGCTGCAGGATCACCTGCCTGGACCCAAACCCCCACTTTGAGAAGTTCCTGACAAAGAGCATGGCTGAGAACAAGCATCTCCAATATGAACAGTTTGTGGTGGCTTCCGGAGAGGACATGAAAGGACTGGCAGATGGCTGCATGGATGTGGTGGTCAGCACCCTGGTGCTGTGCTCCGTGCAGAGTCCGAGGAGGGTCCTGCAGGAGGTCCAGAGAGTGCTGAGGCCG ggAGGAGTGTTCTTTTTCTGGGAGCATGTGGCTGAGCCACGTGGAAGCTGGGCCTTCCTGTGGCAGCAAGTTTTAGAGCCCACCTGGAGACACATTGGGGACGGCTGCTGCCTCACCAGAGAGACCTGGAAGGACCTCGAGAGTGCCCAGTTCTCTCAACTCCAAATGGAACAACATCCCCCTCCCTTCAAGTGGTTGCCTATCGGGCCCCACATCATGGGAAAGGCTGTGAAATAA